A stretch of Treponema vincentii F0403 DNA encodes these proteins:
- a CDS encoding aminotransferase class V-fold PLP-dependent enzyme has product MIYFDNSATTLHKPDSVADAVYEAIASQQFANPGRSAHKTAHAALASLYKTRAAVARIFHIKDPLQVALCQNATAALNLVLKSLFGAGDHLITTALEHNSVLRPLYQLESQGAELSIIGFDLETGELDYAAMEAAIRGNTKAVIVTACSNVIGAVPDMQKIYGLCRKNGLTLIIDASQSAGTMPMDLSQYEQTIVCFTGHKGLYGPQGTGGIAVNGDFAFKPVFSGGSGIHSFDKTHPATMPDVFEAGTMNVPSFAGLAAGCAYIEQLGQENAAAYLANLRSYFFKLAADLPFITLYAPKTQNPGPVISLNLKTAPSSEVSRLLDERYGIATRPGAHCAPLVHHAYKTEAQGMVRFSFSTFNTTEEIEATIDALGAISESF; this is encoded by the coding sequence ATGATTTATTTTGATAACAGCGCTACGACGCTCCATAAGCCCGACTCTGTTGCGGACGCAGTATATGAAGCGATTGCCTCGCAGCAATTTGCAAATCCGGGAAGGTCGGCGCACAAAACGGCGCATGCGGCGCTTGCCTCTTTATATAAGACCCGCGCTGCCGTCGCCCGTATCTTCCATATAAAAGACCCGCTGCAGGTTGCGCTCTGCCAAAACGCGACGGCAGCGCTGAACCTTGTGCTGAAAAGCCTGTTCGGCGCGGGTGATCACCTCATCACTACTGCGCTTGAACATAACTCGGTGCTGCGCCCGCTCTATCAGCTGGAAAGTCAGGGAGCCGAACTCTCCATTATCGGTTTTGACCTTGAAACGGGCGAACTTGACTATGCCGCGATGGAAGCAGCGATACGGGGCAATACTAAAGCGGTTATCGTTACCGCCTGCTCCAACGTCATCGGCGCGGTTCCCGACATGCAGAAAATCTACGGGCTTTGCAGAAAGAACGGACTGACGCTGATTATCGACGCTTCCCAAAGCGCCGGTACCATGCCGATGGATCTTTCGCAGTATGAGCAAACCATTGTCTGCTTTACCGGGCACAAGGGACTGTACGGTCCGCAGGGTACCGGCGGCATTGCGGTCAACGGCGATTTTGCCTTTAAGCCGGTATTTTCAGGCGGCAGCGGTATTCACTCCTTTGATAAAACCCACCCTGCGACGATGCCGGATGTCTTTGAAGCAGGAACGATGAACGTACCGTCTTTTGCAGGGCTGGCTGCAGGCTGTGCCTATATCGAGCAGCTCGGCCAAGAGAATGCAGCCGCGTATTTAGCCAACCTGCGTTCCTACTTTTTTAAACTTGCCGCCGACCTTCCGTTTATCACACTCTATGCGCCGAAAACGCAAAACCCCGGTCCCGTTATCAGCTTGAACCTCAAGACAGCGCCTTCATCGGAAGTAAGCCGCCTCCTCGATGAACGCTACGGAATTGCCACCCGCCCGGGCGCCCACTGTGCTCCGCTGGTACACCACGCATACAAAACGGAAGCCCAAGGCATGGTTCGTTTCAGCTTTTCCACGTTTAACACCACGGAAGAGATAGAGGCTACTATAGATGCGCTTGGTGCCATCAGCGAGTCCTTTTGA
- the yedF gene encoding sulfurtransferase-like selenium metabolism protein YedF: MIEVNAMGKVCPIPVIMTKKVLRENTSGENILIRVDNEIATQNLTKMAAQLNIKASVTKLNDAEYTVLYDFEGCEACAVLNDSGVLEQGADEYVVVINSDKMGTGDEGFGKKLLENFVYALTEQDRIPKMVVMYNTGVRLTTENEKTITDLKTLQDKGTEVLACGLCLDFYGLKEKLQVGSATNMYRITEIMRTNKVVKP; the protein is encoded by the coding sequence ATGATTGAAGTAAATGCGATGGGCAAAGTATGCCCCATCCCTGTCATTATGACGAAAAAAGTGCTGCGCGAAAACACATCGGGAGAAAATATCCTGATACGGGTGGATAACGAAATCGCTACCCAGAACCTGACAAAGATGGCGGCGCAGCTGAATATTAAGGCAAGCGTTACCAAGCTGAACGATGCGGAATACACCGTGCTCTACGACTTTGAAGGCTGCGAAGCGTGCGCGGTGCTGAATGATTCGGGCGTACTGGAACAGGGTGCGGATGAGTATGTTGTGGTGATTAACTCCGATAAGATGGGTACCGGTGATGAAGGTTTCGGCAAAAAGCTGTTGGAAAACTTTGTCTATGCGCTGACTGAGCAGGATCGAATCCCCAAAATGGTGGTGATGTATAACACCGGTGTCCGCCTTACAACCGAAAACGAAAAGACTATCACCGATTTAAAGACGCTCCAAGACAAGGGGACGGAGGTGCTTGCCTGCGGTCTGTGTTTGGATTTTTACGGCTTGAAAGAGAAGCTGCAGGTCGGTTCGGCGACAAATATGTACCGGATTACGGAAATCATGCGCACCAATAAGGTCGTAAAGCCCTAA
- a CDS encoding DUF3343 domain-containing protein — protein MQNEVFCVISFDSTHQAIAAEMAVTGLPDARLIPLPPEISEGCGMALRVNREDAEKAVELLHTSGAAYQDVYTLTVQGAVRTAVKMAANGN, from the coding sequence ATGCAGAACGAAGTATTTTGCGTTATTTCGTTTGACAGCACTCATCAAGCAATCGCAGCGGAAATGGCGGTTACCGGCTTACCCGATGCCCGCCTCATCCCGCTTCCTCCGGAAATTTCGGAAGGCTGCGGGATGGCGCTGCGGGTCAACCGTGAAGATGCGGAAAAGGCGGTTGAATTATTACACACAAGCGGCGCTGCGTATCAGGATGTGTATACTCTCACCGTGCAAGGCGCAGTCAGAACCGCAGTAAAGATGGCGGCGAACGGTAACTAA
- a CDS encoding BMP family lipoprotein: MRKISLKTVLGTAVLVFSAFVICSCTKSEEPAKKAMKVGMVTDAGTIDDKSFNQGTWEGIVRAEKELGVEIKYLKPVGTTEADYVKEISNLYDSGYKFIVCPGFKFETAIFKAQTKYPDAKLVIIDGNAHPADSYDAQNGPNTIGILFAEQEAGFTAGLAAALQLKEGRFGFIGGMEIPAVQKFNWGWQQGIKYANENLGTNIEMHPEDFVYQGTFSDIAAGQQIAASMFDRGVTCIHAAAGGVGVGVINEAKARRQVGKEIWVVGVDVNQYNEGLLPDGKSVILTSAMKYVDRASYDMVKDELDGKFQGGSTLVLTAKEDAVGIPPENPNLSSDVQKQVMDIYAQIKSGAIVISDKQGDLFR, encoded by the coding sequence ATGCGAAAAATAAGCTTAAAAACGGTACTGGGAACAGCCGTGCTGGTATTCAGTGCCTTTGTCATTTGCTCATGTACCAAGAGCGAAGAACCGGCAAAGAAAGCTATGAAAGTCGGTATGGTTACCGATGCGGGAACGATTGATGATAAATCATTCAATCAGGGAACATGGGAAGGCATTGTCCGTGCAGAAAAAGAACTCGGCGTTGAGATTAAATACTTAAAGCCGGTCGGAACAACCGAAGCGGACTATGTAAAAGAAATTTCCAACCTCTATGATTCAGGGTATAAATTCATCGTTTGCCCCGGCTTCAAGTTTGAAACCGCAATTTTCAAGGCTCAGACAAAATATCCTGATGCAAAGCTCGTTATCATCGACGGTAACGCTCACCCCGCCGATTCTTATGACGCTCAGAACGGACCGAACACCATCGGTATTCTCTTTGCAGAACAAGAAGCGGGATTCACTGCAGGCCTTGCAGCAGCTCTCCAATTAAAAGAAGGACGCTTCGGATTTATCGGCGGTATGGAGATTCCGGCTGTTCAGAAATTTAACTGGGGATGGCAGCAGGGTATTAAATATGCCAATGAAAACCTCGGCACAAATATTGAAATGCATCCGGAAGACTTTGTGTATCAGGGAACATTCAGCGACATCGCAGCGGGCCAGCAGATTGCAGCTTCTATGTTTGACCGCGGCGTTACCTGTATTCACGCAGCAGCAGGCGGTGTAGGTGTCGGCGTTATCAACGAAGCTAAAGCACGCCGTCAGGTTGGAAAAGAAATATGGGTTGTCGGCGTTGACGTTAATCAATATAACGAAGGCTTACTCCCCGACGGAAAATCGGTTATCCTGACTTCCGCAATGAAATATGTTGACCGCGCATCCTATGACATGGTCAAAGATGAGCTCGACGGTAAATTCCAAGGCGGCTCCACTCTTGTTTTAACCGCAAAAGAAGATGCAGTCGGTATTCCTCCGGAAAACCCCAATCTTTCAAGCGATGTCCAAAAACAAGTTATGGATATATATGCGCAAATCAAATCCGGCGCTATTGTAATTTCCGATAAACAGGGAGATTTGTTCCGCTAA
- a CDS encoding ABC transporter permease → MWHILTLIFPYVIAYTIPLLITSLGGLYSERSGVTNLGLEGLMLIGSFSAAVVINLLQHSIPAGLVIPIGLLVAAIAGILFSLLHAFASITLKADQVISGTAINMLAAALTIYMARTITGSGNVRVASIIRQDIPGLSKIPVLGPLFFSQVYWSTWLVLVILILSWILLYKTSFGLRLRACGEHPSAVASAGINVHRMRYFAVCASGALSALGGAIILVTYSGEFNGSVDGLGFLAIAALIFGQWKPFGILGATFFFGFARTVANVSQVIPALSGIPPVWLKIFPYLVTLIALVLFSKNSAAPKANGEPY, encoded by the coding sequence ATGTGGCATATTTTAACCTTAATTTTTCCCTATGTAATTGCATACACAATTCCTCTTTTGATTACTTCCCTCGGCGGATTATACAGCGAACGAAGCGGGGTTACCAACCTCGGCCTTGAAGGTTTGATGCTGATCGGAAGTTTTTCCGCAGCGGTAGTTATCAATTTACTGCAGCACTCCATCCCGGCAGGACTGGTTATTCCGATCGGCTTGCTGGTTGCGGCTATAGCCGGCATTCTTTTTTCGCTGCTGCATGCGTTTGCATCGATTACGCTGAAAGCGGATCAGGTTATCAGCGGTACGGCCATCAACATGCTCGCCGCTGCATTAACTATCTATATGGCTCGTACCATAACCGGTTCGGGAAATGTGCGCGTTGCAAGCATTATCCGCCAGGATATTCCCGGTCTTTCAAAAATTCCCGTATTAGGCCCGCTTTTCTTTTCGCAAGTATATTGGAGTACGTGGCTGGTTTTGGTAATCCTTATTCTGTCATGGATACTGTTGTATAAGACCTCTTTCGGCTTGCGGCTGCGTGCCTGCGGCGAGCATCCGTCCGCCGTTGCGAGTGCCGGTATCAATGTACACCGAATGCGGTACTTCGCGGTATGTGCGAGCGGTGCGCTTTCCGCACTCGGCGGCGCTATTATCCTCGTAACCTATTCGGGAGAATTTAACGGCAGCGTAGACGGCCTCGGCTTTTTGGCCATCGCAGCATTAATCTTCGGTCAATGGAAGCCGTTCGGAATCCTCGGTGCAACCTTCTTCTTCGGATTTGCCCGTACTGTCGCGAACGTCTCGCAGGTTATCCCCGCTTTAAGCGGTATACCGCCGGTATGGCTCAAGATATTCCCCTACCTTGTTACGCTGATAGCCCTCGTGCTGTTCAGTAAGAACTCTGCCGCGCCCAAGGCAAACGGCGAACCGTATTAA
- the selD gene encoding selenide, water dikinase SelD, giving the protein MENHNKSVSGRSDELFVCGGCNAKIGAGVLSALLKTLPKTSHEGLLVGFDSSDDAAVIQLTEDIAVIQTLDFFPPMVTDPTLFGQVAAANALSDIYAMGGEPVCALNIVCYPEEATHENAYAALQSILTGGAEKVKEAGAALAGGHSIHDPKIKYGLSVMGTVHPQRIWRNNTPRAGDVLFLTKKLGIGIITTAYSAGEVPRPAFDEAAASMTCLNKYAAEILRNFDVHACTDVTGFGLSGHLLEMTGTDFSARLNTKNIPYIEAAYQAAGEFLLTAGGQRNRNFAQGKITFGIKDFALEEIIFDPQTSGGLLFAVSPAEAEKIRHAFAEAGINLFQIGTIEPRSDYPITVS; this is encoded by the coding sequence ATGGAAAATCATAATAAATCCGTGAGCGGTCGGAGCGATGAGCTTTTTGTATGCGGCGGATGCAATGCAAAAATCGGTGCAGGCGTTTTAAGCGCTTTGCTAAAAACGCTCCCTAAAACTTCGCACGAAGGTTTATTGGTCGGCTTTGACAGCTCCGACGATGCGGCGGTTATTCAGCTGACGGAAGATATTGCCGTTATCCAAACCTTGGATTTTTTCCCGCCGATGGTAACCGACCCTACCCTTTTCGGGCAAGTTGCAGCGGCAAACGCCCTGAGCGATATCTATGCAATGGGCGGAGAACCGGTATGCGCATTGAACATTGTCTGCTATCCCGAAGAAGCGACTCACGAAAATGCCTACGCAGCGCTGCAAAGCATTCTCACCGGCGGGGCGGAAAAGGTAAAAGAAGCGGGAGCCGCGCTCGCCGGCGGGCATTCCATCCACGACCCTAAAATAAAATACGGTCTTTCCGTGATGGGCACGGTACACCCGCAGCGGATTTGGCGGAATAACACCCCGCGAGCTGGAGACGTTCTGTTTTTAACCAAAAAACTCGGTATCGGTATTATCACCACCGCCTACAGCGCAGGAGAAGTCCCCCGCCCCGCCTTTGACGAAGCAGCCGCCTCGATGACCTGCCTCAATAAATACGCAGCAGAGATTTTGCGCAACTTTGACGTCCACGCCTGTACGGACGTAACCGGCTTCGGCTTGAGCGGACATCTTTTGGAAATGACCGGCACAGACTTTAGCGCCCGACTTAACACAAAAAATATTCCGTATATCGAGGCGGCATATCAAGCAGCAGGGGAATTTTTGCTTACCGCAGGCGGACAAAGGAACCGGAACTTTGCGCAAGGAAAAATCACCTTCGGCATAAAGGATTTTGCACTGGAAGAAATTATCTTTGATCCGCAGACATCGGGCGGATTGCTCTTTGCCGTCAGCCCTGCCGAAGCGGAAAAAATCCGGCACGCCTTTGCGGAAGCCGGCATCAACCTATTCCAAATCGGCACCATCGAACCGCGCTCGGACTATCCGATTACGGTAAGTTAA
- a CDS encoding ABC transporter permease has translation MNIERIGNTLATATTLLLVGLSVSFAFKTGLFNIGGSGQMLIGGLLGSMFALSATSMPRPLFFILLILIGVAGGALWGVVPGLLKALFNVHEVVSTIMMNWIAYWLVFYIVPGYLKAEYLETESKSIAISRSLRTPWLTNLFSSEYVNYGIFLGILAMVLLKIILDKTTLGFELKAVGYNRNCAEYAGIKVNRNIVISMMIAGALSGLAGLTYYTGYALNMQIGVMPSQGFDGIAVSLLGAGTPIGVALSSIFFGVLHVGKGFMSANTIVPPEIADTIIAVIIYFTATSLLFKRFWGTISKKIRTRQTAGLSAEEV, from the coding sequence ATGAATATCGAACGTATCGGAAATACGCTAGCAACAGCCACAACACTTTTATTAGTCGGCCTTTCCGTTTCGTTTGCATTTAAAACCGGACTCTTTAATATCGGAGGTTCGGGACAGATGCTGATCGGCGGATTGCTCGGCAGTATGTTTGCGTTGTCGGCAACTTCCATGCCTCGCCCGCTCTTTTTCATTTTGCTGATTCTTATCGGTGTTGCAGGCGGCGCTCTTTGGGGTGTTGTTCCCGGTTTATTAAAAGCACTGTTCAACGTACACGAAGTTGTTTCCACCATTATGATGAACTGGATTGCCTATTGGCTCGTCTTTTACATCGTACCGGGCTACTTAAAGGCGGAATATCTGGAAACGGAAAGTAAATCGATTGCGATATCCCGTTCGCTCCGTACCCCGTGGCTCACAAACTTGTTCAGCAGCGAATACGTGAACTACGGAATCTTCCTCGGAATACTCGCAATGGTTCTCCTTAAAATCATCTTGGATAAGACAACACTCGGCTTTGAATTAAAAGCAGTCGGTTATAACCGCAACTGTGCGGAATATGCAGGGATTAAAGTAAACCGGAATATCGTTATTTCGATGATGATAGCGGGAGCGCTGTCGGGCTTGGCAGGTCTCACCTACTACACCGGCTATGCGCTGAATATGCAGATCGGTGTAATGCCCTCGCAGGGGTTTGACGGCATCGCAGTTTCTTTGCTCGGCGCAGGGACACCGATCGGAGTTGCACTCAGTTCAATTTTCTTCGGCGTGTTGCACGTCGGCAAAGGCTTTATGAGCGCGAACACTATTGTTCCGCCGGAAATTGCAGACACTATCATTGCGGTTATTATCTATTTTACTGCAACCAGTCTGCTCTTTAAACGCTTCTGGGGAACTATTTCCAAAAAGATACGTACACGCCAAACAGCTGGGCTTTCTGCAGAGGAGGTATAA
- a CDS encoding ABC transporter ATP-binding protein yields the protein MRHIRKEFPGIVANDDITLQVKKGEIHAILGENGAGKSTLMSILFGLYHPDAGEILVNGKPAVINNPNDANELGIGMVHQHFQLVHNFTVTENIILGKEGGFFLDLHKAEKKIKDLSSRYGLQIDPNARIMDITVGMQQRVEILKMLYRDAEVLIFDEPTAVLTPQEIEELIQIMRNLVSEGKSIILITHKLQEIKDVADRCTIIRRGKLIDVIDVATTSKNEMAAKMVGRPVEFKVQKDPAKPGEVVLDIQHLKVIGSKKVPAVNDFSLQVHKGEIVGIAGVDGNGQSELVHALSGLMPIAEGTVLLSGKDITKTSIRERNESGMGLVPEDRQKHGLVMQYTIAENMIIKSYYKVPFQKHGFLHKNKMFAFAGDITEQFDVRSGEGVHSAARNLSGGNQQKAILGREIALDPELLIAVQPTRGLDVGAIEAIHKELVKHRDRGRAVLLISFELDEIFNLSDRIAVMHRGALTGIVRPEETTVEEVGLMMAGDTHKHGGQQ from the coding sequence ATGCGCCATATCCGCAAAGAATTCCCCGGTATTGTTGCAAATGATGATATAACATTGCAGGTAAAAAAAGGGGAAATCCATGCGATTCTTGGAGAAAACGGCGCAGGTAAATCCACTCTTATGAGCATCTTATTCGGTTTATACCACCCCGATGCGGGTGAAATTCTCGTAAACGGTAAACCGGCGGTTATCAATAATCCGAATGATGCTAATGAACTCGGCATCGGTATGGTGCACCAGCATTTTCAGCTTGTACATAATTTTACCGTTACCGAAAATATTATCCTCGGAAAAGAAGGCGGCTTTTTTCTTGATCTGCATAAGGCGGAAAAAAAGATAAAAGATTTAAGTTCCCGATACGGATTACAAATCGATCCGAATGCGCGTATTATGGATATTACGGTCGGGATGCAGCAGCGGGTTGAGATACTAAAAATGTTGTACCGCGATGCGGAAGTGCTTATTTTTGACGAACCGACTGCCGTTTTAACACCGCAGGAAATCGAAGAACTTATTCAAATAATGAGGAACCTCGTAAGCGAGGGAAAATCCATAATCCTCATTACCCATAAACTACAGGAAATTAAGGACGTTGCCGACCGTTGTACCATTATACGGCGAGGAAAGCTGATCGATGTCATAGATGTTGCAACAACTTCCAAAAACGAGATGGCGGCAAAGATGGTTGGACGGCCGGTTGAGTTTAAGGTACAAAAAGATCCTGCAAAGCCCGGTGAGGTCGTACTCGATATACAACATCTCAAAGTTATCGGTTCTAAAAAAGTACCGGCTGTCAATGACTTTTCGCTGCAAGTACATAAGGGCGAAATTGTCGGTATAGCGGGTGTAGACGGTAACGGACAAAGCGAACTTGTTCATGCGCTTTCCGGTTTAATGCCGATTGCGGAAGGAACCGTTCTGCTAAGCGGTAAGGATATCACGAAAACTTCTATCCGCGAGCGCAATGAATCGGGTATGGGCTTAGTTCCCGAAGACCGCCAAAAACACGGCTTGGTTATGCAGTACACGATTGCCGAAAATATGATTATCAAATCATATTACAAGGTTCCCTTTCAAAAACACGGATTTCTCCATAAAAACAAGATGTTTGCATTTGCCGGCGACATTACCGAACAATTCGATGTCCGTTCAGGCGAAGGCGTTCACTCCGCCGCACGGAATTTGAGCGGAGGTAATCAGCAAAAGGCTATTCTCGGCCGTGAAATTGCCCTTGATCCCGAACTGCTTATCGCCGTGCAGCCGACACGCGGTTTGGATGTCGGTGCTATCGAAGCAATTCATAAAGAATTGGTAAAGCACCGCGATAGAGGACGGGCTGTTTTGCTCATCTCTTTTGAGCTGGACGAAATCTTCAATCTGTCGGATCGAATTGCCGTTATGCACCGCGGCGCCTTAACCGGTATTGTCCGCCCGGAAGAAACTACAGTCGAAGAAGTAGGTTTGATGATGGCTGGGGACACACATAAACATGGAGGCCAACAGTGA
- a CDS encoding acetate kinase, giving the protein MVILTLNCGSSSVKYQVYDWDNHSVLASGVVERVTQPGSVITHEAKGKDKYVLESPCPSHTHAVELIIKTLTDPSVGVITDMNVIKAVGHRVTHGGDKFIKSVIVTPEILNTFREVQDLGPLHNPANIMGIEAAQKVLPNVPHCAIIDTAWHQTMPETSFMYAIPHEWYEKYSARRYGFHGTSFLYTAKRAAVILGKKPEDTNIIIAHIGNGASMCCVKQGKCFDTSMGLTPLEGLVMGTRSGDCDPALPFYIMRKTGMTPAEMDTALNKKSGLLGVTGQYVDRRDVSKAMGEGDKRARLAFNMEVYRLQKYFGAYIAALGQKPDAIVFTAGVGEFGFDTRLAVCEGLTHLGIKIDPKKNALARTRNAETCISADDSPVKIFVIPTDEELVMTEDAYALMKGTYDVHTKFTYSFQSPNYVNKARAEGLKKDLEKKPELASIVVKIPGTR; this is encoded by the coding sequence ATGGTTATTTTGACATTGAACTGCGGCAGTTCTTCGGTAAAGTATCAGGTGTATGATTGGGACAATCACAGCGTCCTTGCATCAGGTGTTGTAGAGCGGGTAACGCAGCCCGGCAGTGTTATTACCCACGAGGCAAAAGGGAAGGACAAGTATGTACTGGAAAGTCCCTGTCCATCTCACACTCATGCGGTTGAGCTTATCATTAAAACATTGACCGATCCGTCCGTAGGCGTTATCACCGACATGAACGTTATCAAGGCAGTCGGACACCGCGTAACTCACGGCGGGGATAAGTTTATCAAATCGGTTATCGTAACCCCCGAAATTCTTAACACGTTCCGCGAAGTGCAGGACTTAGGGCCGCTGCATAACCCTGCCAACATTATGGGTATTGAGGCTGCCCAAAAGGTGCTGCCGAACGTTCCGCATTGTGCGATTATCGACACGGCATGGCACCAGACAATGCCCGAAACCAGCTTTATGTACGCTATTCCTCACGAATGGTACGAAAAATACTCTGCCCGCCGCTACGGCTTCCACGGAACCAGCTTCTTGTACACTGCAAAACGAGCCGCCGTCATCCTCGGAAAAAAACCGGAAGACACCAATATCATCATTGCTCATATCGGAAACGGCGCTTCGATGTGCTGTGTTAAACAGGGCAAGTGCTTCGATACCTCGATGGGGCTTACCCCCTTGGAAGGTTTGGTTATGGGTACCCGCTCCGGCGACTGCGATCCGGCGCTTCCTTTCTATATTATGCGGAAAACCGGCATGACGCCGGCGGAAATGGACACCGCTTTGAACAAGAAATCGGGCTTACTCGGCGTTACGGGACAATACGTTGACCGCCGCGATGTTTCAAAGGCAATGGGCGAAGGCGATAAACGGGCTCGGCTTGCCTTTAATATGGAAGTGTACCGCTTGCAAAAATACTTCGGCGCTTATATCGCTGCGCTCGGCCAAAAACCGGATGCAATCGTCTTTACCGCCGGTGTCGGTGAATTCGGCTTTGACACCCGGCTCGCTGTCTGCGAAGGTTTAACGCACCTCGGCATTAAAATCGATCCTAAAAAGAATGCACTTGCCCGCACCCGCAACGCGGAAACCTGCATCAGCGCTGATGACTCGCCGGTAAAGATATTCGTTATCCCCACCGACGAAGAACTCGTTATGACGGAAGACGCATACGCGCTGATGAAGGGCACCTATGACGTGCACACCAAGTTCACCTATTCGTTCCAGTCCCCCAACTATGTCAACAAAGCACGGGCAGAGGGCTTAAAGAAAGACTTGGAAAAGAAACCCGAACTTGCAAGCATCGTCGTAAAGATCCCCGGCACACGGTAA